From Jeotgalibaca dankookensis, one genomic window encodes:
- a CDS encoding carbohydrate ABC transporter permease, which translates to MRKKVRVDDNFIFSVVNVSLLILFTIIIAIPIWNVFISSFASSQALSKGDYIFFPQELTLNNYRTVFRDDSILQAFFISILKTVVGIFAHVFFTAFFAYPLSKKYLKGRKVYTAIGIGTMFFSGGLVPTYLLIKSLGLLDSFWVYIIPTMFTYYAAIILMNFFRDIPESFEESAMLDGASHWQIFTKIYIPLTKPALATIAMWHAVYQWNDFFSAKLYISNKALYPLQMKLYQILVESQNIKDYSPDAVMTTTKGVQLATIVVTALPIIIIYPLFQRYFISGAMMGGVKE; encoded by the coding sequence ATGAGAAAAAAAGTAAGGGTTGATGATAATTTCATTTTTTCGGTGGTCAATGTGTCTTTATTAATATTATTTACAATTATTATTGCCATACCAATTTGGAACGTTTTTATATCATCTTTTGCCTCAAGTCAGGCTCTGTCTAAAGGTGATTATATATTTTTCCCGCAGGAACTAACGTTAAATAATTACCGAACGGTTTTTAGGGATGATAGTATTTTACAAGCTTTCTTTATATCGATTTTAAAAACAGTTGTTGGGATATTCGCCCATGTTTTTTTTACCGCTTTTTTCGCATATCCACTTAGTAAAAAATACCTAAAAGGAAGAAAAGTTTATACAGCGATTGGAATTGGAACCATGTTCTTTTCCGGTGGACTTGTTCCAACCTATCTTTTAATTAAGAGTTTAGGCTTGCTCGATTCATTTTGGGTATACATTATCCCTACAATGTTTACCTATTATGCTGCGATTATACTAATGAATTTCTTTAGAGACATACCAGAATCCTTTGAAGAATCAGCTATGTTAGATGGTGCGAGTCATTGGCAAATTTTCACTAAAATCTATATACCGTTGACAAAACCAGCATTAGCTACGATTGCAATGTGGCACGCGGTCTATCAATGGAACGATTTCTTCTCAGCTAAATTATATATTTCTAATAAAGCCTTATATCCTTTGCAGATGAAGCTTTATCAGATTCTTGTCGAATCACAAAATATTAAAGACTATAGCCCTGATGCAGTGATGACGACAACCAAAGGGGTTCAACTGGCAACAATTGTTGTAACAGCCTTACCTATTATTATTATCTATCCTTTATTCCAACGCTACTTTATATCTGGAGCCATGATGGGAGGAGTTAAAGAATAG
- a CDS encoding DUF624 domain-containing protein codes for MVLNLIFIVSSIPIITLGASLSSLYATAQTLSTDEFTGVVHEFIRNFKNTFYRGSRIFLILSLSLFTIVVLTHFTILFKVRFLTFFMSFIFSNFLLITFVIFPIGALYDGDYKLVLNNAAVFLKSDLIVSMFIFFISIIFYIMIPLFFPKLIIFHLLLGFSGMAFFQIKVIKKRLV; via the coding sequence ATGGTTCTTAATTTAATATTTATTGTGTCCTCTATACCTATCATAACTTTGGGAGCTTCTTTGAGTTCTTTATATGCCACTGCGCAAACGTTATCGACAGATGAATTTACAGGAGTCGTTCACGAGTTTATCCGTAACTTTAAAAATACATTTTATAGAGGATCAAGGATTTTTCTCATACTTTCTCTTTCCTTGTTTACTATAGTAGTTTTAACTCATTTTACGATTCTATTCAAAGTAAGGTTTTTAACCTTCTTTATGTCATTTATATTCTCCAATTTCTTACTGATTACATTTGTTATCTTTCCTATCGGTGCCTTATATGATGGCGATTATAAATTAGTGTTAAATAATGCTGCCGTGTTCTTAAAATCAGATCTAATAGTGAGTATGTTTATCTTTTTTATTTCTATCATTTTTTATATTATGATTCCACTATTTTTTCCAAAGTTAATTATCTTTCATTTATTATTAGGGTTTTCAGGTATGGCTTTTTTTCAAATAAAAGTGATCAAGAAGAGATTGGTTTAG
- a CDS encoding helix-turn-helix transcriptional regulator, with the protein MAIENNIKMYRAKYNLTQSELAKKVQVTRQTIISLEKGSYVPSLELAMNLSETFNVSVETIFYKQEEKE; encoded by the coding sequence ATGGCAATAGAGAATAATATAAAAATGTATCGTGCAAAATATAACTTAACTCAAAGTGAATTAGCCAAAAAAGTACAGGTTACACGTCAGACTATAATATCCTTAGAAAAAGGCAGCTATGTTCCATCTTTAGAATTAGCAATGAATCTATCAGAAACGTTTAACGTTTCTGTAGAAACTATTTTTTATAAACAGGAGGAAAAAGAATGA
- a CDS encoding sugar-binding transcriptional regulator: protein MKKMEDVQSIIEIAKLYYEKNMSQKKISEKLNISRATVSRKLDEAIEKNIVTITVNDRFSETVQLEEKLKELFDLNSVTVINALDQQYSSILSGLGEGAAELLAETVKDNDILGISWGTTMYHVAKNLKRDEFKSVRVVQLKGGVSQSLRKTYSFETMIGFSNAYQTEPILLNLPVIFENEMVKDAVTSEKHTKEVIELGKKANIAIFTVGTVRDEALLFQLNYMTNDEINQLKKTAVGDICSRFFDENGEVANEKLNNRTIGIQLNELYDKERSILIAGGAHKLKAIETAIKAKFCNEIVVDQYTAQRLLELNKE, encoded by the coding sequence ATGAAAAAGATGGAAGACGTTCAATCCATTATTGAAATCGCAAAACTTTACTATGAAAAGAATATGAGTCAGAAAAAAATTTCTGAAAAATTAAATATATCACGGGCGACTGTTTCACGTAAGCTTGATGAAGCAATTGAAAAAAACATTGTGACAATTACTGTCAATGATCGGTTCAGTGAAACAGTACAACTAGAAGAAAAATTAAAAGAACTATTTGATTTAAACTCTGTAACTGTTATAAATGCTCTAGATCAACAATATAGCTCGATTCTTAGCGGACTCGGTGAAGGAGCAGCTGAGCTTTTGGCTGAGACTGTGAAAGATAACGATATACTTGGTATCAGTTGGGGAACGACGATGTATCACGTGGCGAAGAATTTAAAACGCGATGAGTTTAAGAGTGTTCGTGTCGTGCAGTTAAAGGGTGGGGTGAGTCAATCGCTTCGAAAGACCTATTCATTTGAAACGATGATAGGTTTTTCGAATGCATATCAGACGGAGCCTATTCTATTAAATCTTCCAGTTATTTTTGAAAATGAAATGGTCAAAGATGCGGTTACAAGTGAAAAACATACTAAAGAGGTCATCGAACTAGGTAAGAAAGCGAACATAGCTATTTTTACTGTGGGGACAGTTCGAGATGAAGCTCTCCTTTTTCAACTCAATTACATGACTAATGACGAGATCAATCAATTAAAGAAAACTGCTGTCGGTGATATTTGTTCTCGTTTTTTTGACGAAAATGGAGAAGTGGCTAACGAGAAGTTAAACAATCGAACAATAGGAATACAGCTCAATGAATTATATGATAAAGAACGATCGATTCTTATCGCTGGTGGGGCACACAAGTTAAAAGCAATTGAAACGGCTATTAAAGCAAAGTTTTGCAATGAAATAGTTGTTGATCAGTATACAGCGCAACGTTTGCTCGAATTAAATAAAGAATAA
- the deoC gene encoding deoxyribose-phosphate aldolase — protein sequence MDKLNRYIDHTLLKAGSTEWDINALIDEAIENQFYSVCINPEWVKHAREKIGSQDVKVCTVIGFPLGATTSQVKAFETKNAVENGADEVDMVINIDQLKTGNTDVVFEDIKAVVEASGDALVKVIIETCLLTDDEKKMACQLSKKAGADYVKTSTGFSTDGATPEDVKLMREAVGKEMGVKASGGIHDAEEAREMIKNGATRLGTSRSVEICSN from the coding sequence ATGGATAAATTAAATCGCTATATTGACCACACATTACTTAAGGCAGGCTCTACTGAATGGGATATCAATGCATTGATTGATGAGGCAATAGAAAACCAATTCTATTCAGTTTGTATCAACCCCGAATGGGTAAAACATGCGCGGGAGAAAATTGGTTCTCAAGATGTTAAGGTTTGTACAGTCATTGGTTTCCCTCTCGGTGCAACAACTTCTCAAGTAAAAGCTTTTGAAACAAAAAATGCTGTCGAAAACGGGGCAGATGAAGTTGATATGGTCATCAACATTGATCAACTAAAAACAGGCAACACTGATGTTGTTTTTGAAGATATCAAAGCTGTTGTTGAAGCTTCAGGAGACGCACTTGTTAAAGTTATCATTGAAACGTGTTTACTTACAGATGATGAGAAAAAAATGGCTTGTCAATTATCAAAAAAAGCTGGAGCAGATTACGTTAAGACATCAACGGGTTTCTCTACAGATGGAGCAACACCAGAAGATGTAAAACTAATGCGCGAAGCAGTCGGAAAGGAAATGGGCGTAAAAGCTTCAGGAGGTATCCACGACGCTGAAGAAGCTCGAGAAATGATTAAAAATGGAGCAACCCGTCTCGGTACAAGCCGCAGTGTTGAAATATGTTCAAACTAA
- a CDS encoding NupC/NupG family nucleoside CNT transporter, whose protein sequence is MDRIIPLVGIVFFLLVAFLVSKDRNKIRLRPIVVMLAIQITLGFILLRSNIGLSLLSGLASIFEILLSYAHEGTRFVFGDLVDNNSIFFVTSLMPIVFISALLGILNYLKILPFIIKWVGLGLSKISGLGKLESYVGVAAMVLGQTEIFLSIKDFMDDLPPNRLYAMCAPAMSSVSMGIVGAYMLYLDPKYVLAAIPLNLFGVFVIESIIYPYELKEEDDQLIVKDLSQKSFFGVVAEYIKDGFDTAVGVAAQLIGFTALIFLINGIFNGLIGISFQEIAGYIFSPIAFLMGVPWAEAVQGGSVIATKIVTNEFVAMLELNNLDFSNERTLAIMSTFLISFANFSSIGIITGAVSTINKKQGDVVASFGLKLLLGSTLVSCLTASTIALVF, encoded by the coding sequence ATGGACAGAATCATTCCACTAGTAGGTATCGTCTTTTTCCTACTCGTTGCATTCCTAGTTAGCAAAGATCGCAATAAAATCCGTCTGCGACCAATAGTTGTGATGCTAGCAATTCAAATTACTCTTGGATTTATCTTATTAAGATCAAATATTGGCCTCTCGTTATTGAGTGGTCTGGCTTCAATCTTTGAAATTCTTTTAAGCTATGCTCATGAAGGAACTCGATTTGTATTTGGAGATTTAGTCGACAACAATAGCATTTTCTTCGTGACTTCATTGATGCCAATTGTTTTTATATCAGCACTACTTGGTATTTTAAATTATTTAAAGATCTTACCATTCATTATTAAATGGGTAGGTCTTGGTTTGAGTAAGATATCAGGGCTTGGTAAGTTAGAATCTTATGTTGGAGTAGCAGCTATGGTACTTGGTCAAACTGAAATATTTCTATCAATTAAAGATTTTATGGATGATCTCCCGCCGAATCGCTTGTATGCAATGTGTGCTCCGGCCATGTCGAGTGTATCGATGGGGATTGTCGGAGCATACATGCTCTACTTGGATCCAAAATATGTTCTCGCTGCAATCCCTCTAAATTTATTCGGGGTATTTGTTATAGAGTCAATTATCTATCCATATGAATTAAAGGAAGAGGATGATCAGCTAATTGTCAAAGATTTAAGTCAAAAATCATTTTTTGGTGTAGTTGCTGAGTACATCAAAGATGGGTTTGACACTGCAGTCGGAGTTGCAGCTCAATTAATTGGATTTACAGCGCTCATCTTCTTAATTAATGGTATTTTCAATGGATTGATCGGTATCTCCTTCCAAGAAATCGCAGGATATATCTTCTCGCCAATTGCCTTTTTAATGGGCGTTCCTTGGGCAGAGGCTGTTCAAGGAGGTTCAGTAATCGCTACAAAAATAGTAACTAATGAATTCGTAGCCATGCTTGAGCTTAATAATTTGGATTTTTCTAATGAACGCACGCTAGCAATTATGTCAACTTTCTTAATCTCTTTTGCGAATTTTTCTTCAATTGGAATTATCACAGGAGCAGTCTCAACGATTAACAAAAAGCAAGGTGATGTTGTAGCTTCTTTTGGATTAAAATTACTTCTAGGGTCAACACTTGTCAGCTGTCTCACAGCTTCAACAATTGCTCTTGTATTCTAG
- a CDS encoding pyrimidine-nucleoside phosphorylase, whose protein sequence is MRMVDLIEKKRNGKTLTEQEIRWIIKGYTENTIEDYQMSALLMAIYFQGMNQVEASTLTTAMVESGDQVDLSEINGVKVDKHSTGGVGDTTTIILAPLVASVGVPVAKMSGRGLGHTGGTLDKLEAIPGFHIEFTNEEFINNVNEHKIAVIGQSGNLTPADKKIYALRDVTATVNSIPLIASSIMSKKIAAGSDAIVLDVKVGSGAFMKDNEQATELAKTMVDIGSQVNRQTMAVVSDMSQPLGRAIGNALEIKEAINVLRGEGPEDLTELVLTLGSQMVVLGQQANDLDEARQMLEQAIQSGKALDKLKEFIVIQGGDESIVDNPDKLPQAKFEIQLPAKESGFVSEMTADQIGVASMKLGAGRETKDQEINMAVGIILNKKIGDAVKEGESLLTIYSDTKDIEETKEILYNSIIISDKSTKPTLIHSIITG, encoded by the coding sequence ATGAGAATGGTCGATTTAATAGAAAAAAAACGTAATGGTAAAACATTAACAGAACAAGAGATTCGTTGGATAATAAAAGGTTATACAGAAAATACTATAGAAGATTACCAAATGTCGGCGCTTCTTATGGCAATCTACTTCCAAGGTATGAATCAAGTGGAAGCTTCGACACTAACAACGGCGATGGTTGAGTCGGGAGACCAGGTAGATTTAAGTGAAATCAACGGTGTAAAAGTAGATAAGCACTCAACTGGAGGTGTTGGAGACACTACTACCATTATCCTTGCACCACTAGTAGCATCAGTTGGTGTACCAGTCGCAAAAATGTCAGGACGAGGACTTGGACATACCGGTGGAACGCTAGATAAACTTGAAGCGATTCCCGGATTCCATATTGAATTTACTAATGAGGAGTTTATCAATAATGTAAACGAACATAAAATTGCGGTTATTGGACAGTCAGGTAACTTGACACCAGCGGATAAGAAAATCTATGCGCTTCGTGATGTTACAGCAACGGTTAACTCAATTCCGTTGATTGCAAGCTCAATTATGTCGAAAAAAATTGCTGCTGGTAGTGACGCAATTGTTCTCGATGTTAAAGTCGGATCAGGTGCTTTTATGAAAGATAACGAACAGGCAACTGAACTCGCTAAAACAATGGTGGATATTGGTTCACAAGTGAATCGTCAAACCATGGCAGTTGTTTCAGACATGTCTCAACCTCTCGGACGAGCAATTGGTAATGCTTTAGAAATCAAAGAAGCAATTAATGTTCTCCGTGGTGAAGGTCCAGAAGATTTAACGGAACTTGTTTTAACTTTAGGCTCACAGATGGTGGTTCTTGGTCAACAAGCAAATGATTTAGATGAAGCACGACAAATGCTTGAACAAGCTATTCAGTCTGGCAAAGCACTTGATAAACTCAAAGAGTTTATTGTAATCCAAGGTGGGGATGAGAGTATTGTGGACAATCCTGATAAATTACCACAAGCAAAATTTGAAATCCAACTTCCTGCTAAAGAGTCAGGTTTCGTTTCAGAAATGACGGCTGATCAAATCGGAGTTGCTTCTATGAAACTGGGTGCTGGTCGCGAAACGAAAGACCAAGAGATTAATATGGCTGTTGGTATCATTCTTAACAAGAAAATCGGTGATGCTGTCAAAGAGGGTGAAAGCTTACTGACGATTTATTCAGATACAAAAGATATTGAAGAAACCAAAGAAATCCTATATAACTCAATTATAATCAGTGACAAATCCACAAAACCAACATTAATTCATTCAATCATCACAGGGTGA
- a CDS encoding heavy metal translocating P-type ATPase yields the protein MSQVKDEHHAHHHEHDHGKRPIILYFVGLGLAMVALVISGENRFLANSLFAIASISAGYHVIILEGIGETIENSKTNHAFTPNSHILMGLAALGASIIGNFWEGTLLILIFSGAHFLEEYAEGRSQREITKLLELNPTTARLIMPDGNTQIVDVSSLNIGDQLQVLNGDQVPTDGVILTGSTSIDESSINGESIPKEKKAGDSVFGSTINGTGSFTMQVTKEKNDTVFSKILELVGQNQENQTKASSIIQKFEPKYVTFVLIAIVLLILLAPSLFNWTWSQSFYRGLVILVAASPCALAAATVSVTLSTTSNLAKRGVLSKGSAYLSQLANIKAIAFDKTGTLTKGKPEVTNYYLDETRDQNNLIDIIVALEKESNHPLANAILNKFEPTTALTIAVENQIGVGLLGSYQSKEYRIGKPDSFEHISNHYKQLEKEWAEEGKTVVYLSEDDHVIGIIALMDVPSEHAKETINYFKQSGIHTTLITGDSEMTGHAVGKQLGIDQVIANVMPEDKSELIAQQKTAYGPTAMVGDGVNDAPALVNADIGIAMGDGTDVAVDVSDLVLMKNDLSKLVKAHTIALKMNRVIWENIIFSMAVVAFLVVVSFLGLTNMAISVIIHEGSTLVVILNGLRLLRAK from the coding sequence ATGAGTCAAGTAAAAGATGAACATCATGCTCATCATCATGAGCACGACCATGGAAAAAGACCGATTATTTTATATTTTGTCGGCTTAGGTTTAGCCATGGTTGCGTTAGTAATCAGTGGAGAAAATCGTTTTTTAGCAAATAGTTTGTTTGCTATCGCATCCATAAGTGCTGGCTACCATGTGATTATCCTTGAAGGTATTGGTGAAACCATTGAAAATTCTAAAACAAATCATGCCTTCACACCTAACTCCCACATCCTAATGGGACTAGCCGCGCTCGGAGCTTCCATCATTGGAAACTTCTGGGAAGGAACCTTACTTATTCTTATTTTTTCTGGTGCTCACTTCCTTGAGGAATACGCTGAAGGCAGAAGTCAAAGAGAGATTACAAAGTTACTTGAATTAAATCCTACTACGGCTCGACTAATCATGCCAGACGGTAACACTCAAATTGTGGATGTTAGCTCTTTAAACATCGGTGACCAGCTACAAGTACTAAACGGGGATCAAGTCCCAACTGATGGGGTTATTTTAACTGGCTCTACCTCCATTGACGAATCTTCAATCAATGGCGAAAGTATTCCAAAAGAAAAGAAAGCTGGCGACAGTGTATTTGGAAGTACTATCAACGGGACTGGAAGTTTTACCATGCAAGTTACCAAAGAAAAAAATGATACAGTTTTTTCGAAAATATTGGAGTTAGTTGGCCAAAACCAAGAAAACCAAACGAAAGCTTCTAGCATCATCCAAAAATTCGAACCCAAATATGTTACTTTTGTCTTAATCGCAATTGTTTTATTGATATTACTTGCACCTTCCCTATTCAATTGGACCTGGTCGCAAAGTTTTTATAGAGGCCTCGTTATCCTCGTTGCCGCTTCGCCATGCGCTCTAGCCGCAGCGACTGTGTCAGTTACGCTATCTACAACATCAAATCTTGCTAAACGTGGCGTTCTCTCCAAAGGTAGCGCCTATTTATCACAATTAGCCAATATAAAAGCAATCGCTTTTGATAAAACAGGGACACTGACAAAAGGAAAACCTGAAGTCACTAACTATTATTTGGACGAGACACGCGACCAAAATAATTTGATTGATATCATTGTTGCACTTGAGAAGGAATCAAATCATCCTTTAGCTAATGCGATCTTGAATAAGTTTGAGCCTACTACTGCACTAACAATCGCTGTTGAAAACCAAATTGGTGTGGGGTTACTGGGTAGCTATCAAAGTAAAGAATACCGGATTGGAAAACCTGATTCTTTCGAACATATTTCGAATCACTACAAGCAACTAGAAAAGGAATGGGCTGAAGAAGGTAAAACAGTTGTTTACCTGTCTGAAGATGATCACGTCATTGGAATCATTGCTTTAATGGACGTTCCTAGTGAGCATGCCAAAGAAACGATCAATTACTTTAAACAGTCAGGCATCCATACAACGCTTATTACAGGCGATTCTGAAATGACCGGCCATGCGGTAGGAAAACAATTGGGAATCGACCAAGTTATTGCCAACGTGATGCCCGAAGATAAGTCAGAACTTATCGCCCAACAAAAGACAGCATACGGGCCAACCGCAATGGTTGGAGATGGCGTCAATGACGCACCCGCCCTAGTAAATGCTGATATTGGTATTGCGATGGGAGACGGTACAGACGTAGCAGTAGATGTATCCGATCTTGTTTTAATGAAAAATGATTTATCCAAATTAGTAAAAGCCCATACCATTGCTTTAAAAATGAATCGGGTTATTTGGGAAAATATCATTTTTTCAATGGCTGTTGTCGCTTTCTTAGTAGTTGTTAGCTTTTTAGGCTTAACCAATATGGCAATCAGCGTCATTATCCATGAAGGTAGTACATTGGTCGTTATCCTTAATGGACTGAGATTATTGAGAGCAAAATAA